The genomic region GTCGTCTCCGGTCAGCGTCATTCCCGAACGCAACAGGGAGCCGCGCGGCAGAAACAGGCCAACTTCCCGGCCGCCGTCGGTCCGGGCGTAAAAGCGGCTTTTCTGCCGGACGTCGAAAGGCAGAGTCAAAGTGTCGTCCGCAGGGCTTGGATTGACTAATTTCGTCAGTTTCAGCATCGTCAGAATAAAAAGTAGCGTTGTGTGAAAGGAAGTCTGTCCGCCGGCTCGCAGGTCAGCAGCAGGCCGTCGGCCCTGACCGAGTAGGTCTGAGGATCGACCTCGACAACCGGCAGAGCGTGATTATGGATCATATCCTTCTTGCCGATGGCGCGAACGTTGCGCACCACGCCGACCGGCTTGCGCAGTTCCAGAGCCGAAGCGGCTCCGGCTTCCGCCGCGGCCGCGGACAGGAACACCAGCGACGTGGCCGCCGAAGCCCTGCCGAAAGCGCCGAACATCGGCCGGTAATGCACCGGCTGCGGCGTCGGAATGGATGCATTGGGATCGCCCATCGGCGCCGCCGCGATGAAGCCGCCCTTGAGAATCAAGCTGGGCTTGACGCCGAAAAAGGCAGGATTCCACAAGACCAGATCGGCCAGTTTGCCGGGCTCAACGGAACCGACTTCATGCGCGATGCCATGGCTGATAGCCGGGTTGATCGTGTATTTGGCGAGGTAGCGTTTGATGCGGAAGTTGTCGTTGCCAAGTCCGTCTTCGGGCAGCCGTCCGCGCTGGATTTTCATCTTGTGCGCGGTCTGCCAGGTCCGGACGATCACTTCCCCGACCCGTCCCATCGCCTGCGAATCGGACGAAATCATCGAGAACGCGCCCATGTCGTGCAGAATGTCTTCCGCAGCGATCGTCTCGCGGCGAATGCGCGATTCGGCAAAGGCGACGTCTTCCGGGATGCCGGGATCGAGATGGTGGCAGACCATCAGCATGTCCAGATGCTCGTCGACCGTATTGACCGTATAAGGCCGGGTGGGATTGGTCGACGACGGCAGCACGTTGGCCAGGCCGCAGGCTTTGATGATGTCGGGTGCATGTCCGCCGCCGGCCCCTTCGGTATGGTAGGTATGAATCGTGCGCCCTTTGAAGGCCGCGATCGTGTCTTCGACGAAGCCCGATTCGTTCAGCGTATCGGTATGGATGGCGACCTGCACGTCGAAGCGGTCGGCCACCGACAGGCAGCAATCGATCGCCGCCGGCGTGGTGCCCCAGTCCTCGTGAAGCTTCAGCCCCATCGCGCCGGCGCGTATCTGTTCTTCCAGCGCAGCCGGCAGGCTGGCGTTGCCCTTGCCGAGCAGGCCGAAATTCATCGGAAACCCGTCCAGAGCCTGAAGCATGTGGCGGATGTTCCACGGCCCCGGCGTGCAGGTGGTCGCGTTGGTGCCGGTGGCCGGCCCTGTGCCTCCGCCGATCATCGTGGTGACGCCCGACATCAGAGCTTCCTCGATCTGCTGCGGGCAGATGAAATGGATATGGGCGTCGATGCCTCCGGCGGTGAGGATCTGCCCTTCCCCGGCAATGATCTCGGTGCCGGGTCCGATAACGATGTCGACACCGCTCTGAACGTCGGGGTTGCCGGCCTTGCCGACGGCAGCAATGCGGCCGTTCCGGATGCCGACGTCCGCCTTGACGATGCCCCAGTGATCGACGATCAAGGCGTTGGTAATGACCAGGTCCATCGCCGATCCGGAATCGGCCTGACTCTGGCCCATGCCGTCCCGTATGACCTTGCCGCCGCCGAATTTCACTTCGTCGCCGTAAACGGTGAAGTCCTTTTCGACTTCGAGAAACAGTTCGCTGTCGGCTAGGCGCACCCGATCTCGGGTGGTCGATCCGAACATTTCGGCATACGCGGTGCGGCTGATTTTAGCCATGGTTATCCTCCAACGGGCCCATGATCTGCTGCCGAAAGCCGAATACCCGGCGCAGGCCCGAAA from Methylosarcina fibrata AML-C10 harbors:
- the ureC gene encoding urease subunit alpha gives rise to the protein MAKISRTAYAEMFGSTTRDRVRLADSELFLEVEKDFTVYGDEVKFGGGKVIRDGMGQSQADSGSAMDLVITNALIVDHWGIVKADVGIRNGRIAAVGKAGNPDVQSGVDIVIGPGTEIIAGEGQILTAGGIDAHIHFICPQQIEEALMSGVTTMIGGGTGPATGTNATTCTPGPWNIRHMLQALDGFPMNFGLLGKGNASLPAALEEQIRAGAMGLKLHEDWGTTPAAIDCCLSVADRFDVQVAIHTDTLNESGFVEDTIAAFKGRTIHTYHTEGAGGGHAPDIIKACGLANVLPSSTNPTRPYTVNTVDEHLDMLMVCHHLDPGIPEDVAFAESRIRRETIAAEDILHDMGAFSMISSDSQAMGRVGEVIVRTWQTAHKMKIQRGRLPEDGLGNDNFRIKRYLAKYTINPAISHGIAHEVGSVEPGKLADLVLWNPAFFGVKPSLILKGGFIAAAPMGDPNASIPTPQPVHYRPMFGAFGRASAATSLVFLSAAAAEAGAASALELRKPVGVVRNVRAIGKKDMIHNHALPVVEVDPQTYSVRADGLLLTCEPADRLPFTQRYFLF